In the Castor canadensis chromosome 1, mCasCan1.hap1v2, whole genome shotgun sequence genome, AATAGGATAGCCAAACATTAATTATGTCATACCCACTTTTAATAGATTTTCAGCCATAGTTCTTTAagttctagattttttttctctattgttgGTTATAGTTTGAATTAACACTGATTATGGTACTTGAGTGAAAGAATAGCTTCTGGTTTGCCAGAGTAGATATTCTACTCTGTGTTGCTTCAGAGTTACTTTTTTGCATTTCTAGAAAAGGAGCTGCTGTAGTGGATCTCTCCGGGAATGGTGACCCCTCTTCCATCTGCACTGTGATGAGAAGTGATGGAACTTCTCTCTATGCAACCAGGTTTGTAGCGTCTGTAAGAGTAAACATCAGAATGTGTATGACTTTATGTTCTTTGTTCAAAGTTTAATGTAAGACAATCTTTTTATCCTCACAACTGTTACAAATTCCAGTTGCAGGTTTTAAATCTAttgatttcatatttaaaaatatttattgggttCCTATTTATCACCAGTTACAGATCCAGAAAGATTTAATGTCATAATAAAAGTGACCCAAAAACTACCTACAGTTTGTTAAACGTCATTGGACATCATTCAGTGCTACAGCAGAATATATTATTCTACAAACTATAAAACTGAGGTCTTTCATAATCAACTGTTAAGTACTTTTACAATTGCATGTTGGCAGGAAATATATACTAAAAGGTGACCATATTAACTCAGTGGTGCCTTCACACATTAAAGACCATCTTTCATGCACATAAATGCCAGGCCTAATTATGACTATCGTAAAATAGGTTAGAGGAGAAGTCAGTgtgttgtttatgttttttttacTTATCTCTATGACTTACCTTATGGAAGGGAGCAGTTTCTGCTTTAAGAACCAAGTTTATTAAGCATACATGATTTCTGGGATAAAGCTAATAGGAAGGACAAGGTAGGACACTAAGCAAACATGGCCATATCCAAGTGTTGCTGACAAAAGGCTCTAGTGTCTCCCAGGTCTAAGTATTGTATTAGTCACAAaccacttttgttttgtttttgtggtactggggctcaaaCCTAGGGTTTTGTTACACTAGCACTTCCTTTGCCACTGACCACGTGTCAGTCCCTTCACATAGCACTTTTATAGCATAATGATATTTTATTGTTACTATTGACTACTGTCATTATTGCCAGTAATTTAAGCAAACAAGTTTTCTAACTGCTCCTTAGAGAATTCATCTCTCTATTACTCCCGACATTTTCCTTTTATCAATCCCATGCAATTAGAATTAGGAAGTAAGAAGAACCTACATGTTTAAGAGACATAGTCTTTTTTctaaatacaaaaaatacatGTAGTAGAAAACTTCTTGTGCCAGGTAATTATCCTAGACAAATTAAAGAAATTCTTGAATAGTGGTTATTAAAAATGTCGTTCAGAGTAGAAACTCCTTGTCAGAAGTACTGCAACTATCTTGATCTTTTGAGGACAATCACTAGGTGTAGATTTTTCAACACCTAAACCTGTTCTTTTACTTGGAAAAAGAAATGTCCTCTTAGGACAGAGGTTCTACGCCAGAAAGTCTCTACTACTCTCCtgatttggtgtttttttttttaggctatcaCCATGTCTGGATTTTTCTATATGTTTACCTTAACACCTGAAGTTTATCTTtttgttctaatttatttttagttttatttttgtggtaatgggaattgaattcagggcctcacacatgctaggaaagagccacagccccagcccttttattttgtaagttgttttttagatagggtttcactaacattgcccaagccagccttgaactcaaaatcttcctgcttccacgtccccaatagctgggattatagcaataAGACACCCCAGTtaccttattttctcttttctttgggaAAACAAGTCCCTTTGCCACAGTAGCTTCCTTATAATGTATGTAAGGATCTAAATTAAAGGAGTTAATAACGGAAAGCACAGGAGAATTCTGAAAAGAACACAGGCTATGAGGCTGGAGACATTGATTTTTGTTCTGACACCACTCTCTAGGTCAGGTTCCCTATTTTGTGAAAATAGGAGACTTGAACTTACATGACTCCACACTTCTACTGTCTTCAAACTCAGTTTCTACAAACTCAACCTAGGACTGTTTCTTGTATTCTCTTGTTCTTTCATTAGTTTAGGAAGCTTCTCTCTGTTTTGTCATTGGCACAAATAGAAAAATTGTAATGGGGCTCtgtatttgtgatatttttgtgatAATCTATGCCAGTGTTTcctagccttttaaaaaaaattataaaccctCTCAGTAACTTTTTAACCATATTTTCCTTATTGTCAGCCCTCAAGAATTTTATGAGGGCTGTGTGTCtctgtatattatatacatatctaGGCTATAAGGTTCTCTTGCCCCTCAAAACCCAGGCTGTGCCTCTATTGAGAATGTACATTCTTTTTAGGTCTGGATCATGAGGCAGGCACTGATGACAATTTGGTGATCTCCAACATTTTAATCTTctctgtggggagcagattatgggaagcctatgagaacttgacataagcacagttatgCTCAGAAATCTGAAGGCTGAGTTGACACAGCCCCAGCTACAGAAGGGAGTGAGCACAGCtttgtcaaataatctgcaggctgagttgtcATGGCCCCAGCCACAAAAGGGGGTGAGGCCAAAATGCAGCATGCCTGgcctgcttttcctaagatgtttatgtttagAAAGTAGCAATCACAGGTTTCTcatgttacaatgtcatgcccctcccccaagaactgttgctccacctccatATTTGCCACTGTatgtaaaagacttgctgaaggaggagcCAACAGCTGGATGTTGGCTGTTGATACTGCTGCTGCTGATGCTGCTGCTGTTGGCTGTCTGCTTGCAAAAGGGAGtggctgctgttgtgtgtctgcgagtctaaggaccaagacttcaGGAATTATGCtacagattaaagaaaacatgggacagtgtgagtctaaggactaagactttaaagaatagaaaagaagaaaggctttaaagaatagaaaagaagtaaggtttttaaagaatagagaaaagaagagaaggaaaaaagaagtaacGAGGCtattgtgcatctccatccaagtgcccaacacatctgaccccaactttctgcatgtctgtcttctatcttttgtcctttctagcTGCCCcaagttaggtttctaggacaagcttgtgGGTCACGAGACTTCCCAGTATCAAATACTGTTAACCAGAAACAGCTTTAATGTTCAACTTCAATATTTAGATAATCTTTCACTTAAAATTTCATAGTTTGTGTCTTATTGTTCATTATTTCATACTATGTAcaaattaagtattttgtatttAACCAGAGATATAAGAGGtgagtggaattttttttaatatacatggGCTTTTAAAATACACTAGAAAGGAGGTATGGCTTTTGAGTGATTCAAGAGTTTAAAAATCCTTGGTAGTATTaatagaaaagtagcaaaaagATACCTCTTTAGCTACTATATCACCTATATTTTGATTATGttctttaagaaaatgtattacaGAAAATTTACAATTACACAATTCTTTTCAATAGAGCcttaattataaaacatttgCCTACAGGATACTTTGCCCAaacctttttagttttttacttcttttagcacttttgtttatttatctttgaggttttttttttttattacttttccagagcatttattatttcttttctcaaacCTAATTTTGTGAGGTTTTTGTGTCAGAGTATATCAGAATGATACAAGCATAGTTCATATACTCCAGGCTGTAGGATAGTAATTATTGACTTATGTTCATTTTTTCAGAGATCTTGCTGCTGCTATAGATCGAATGGACAAGTATAATTTTGATACAATGATTTATGTGGTAAGTAAtcccaataaaaaacaaaaatttatgacCCCTACCTCATGAAAACTGCAGCAATACAAATTGGGTGCCTTGTAGAAACactataggaaaataattatgtcaAGCTGCAGAGAGAATTCAACACTCAGTAGTAGTGTTAAGAGTAGTAGTTAAGGTAGACAACTctgtttaaaatatgtttttaaaatacttaaaaatcaaAAAGCTCACATTGCTtcatagtaaaacaaaaaaccaaatctggaaaatcattttatgaaatgAGTATGTACAGGTCACTGTaccataattatttttttaaaaactttttatttgaaaatagtttaAGGCTTACAAGAAGTTTCAAAATAGTTCAGTGTTCTGTATCTTCACCCAGCTCCCCCCAAAGATAGTATCTCACGTGATTGTAATACTTTGTCAGTATCAGGAAATTGACATTCATAAATATCTAATTCAACTTTCTCAGTTTTTACATGCACTTTTATGTGgttttgctttatgaaattttaTCACACGTATAGACTTGTGTAATTGTCACCACATTCAGAATATCGAACTTTTTCTAACAGAAATAGTTAACTACTATTTCCACCATGGTCAGCCACTTAAGCACACCCTCCCTCCAACCCAAACCTAGTTCTCTCTCACAAGTTTTGTCACTTTGATAGTGTTACATAAGTGCAGTCATATAATATGAGGAAGTTAGCTGAGGTTAGCTTTTATCAACCACCATGGAGAATGCCTTTGACATCCATGCAGTGTTGTGTCCCTAGTTTACTCCTTTTATTGCTGAGTGGTATTCtaatctcttcccttcctccttttcatgCGCAGCCTCCCTTTCTGCTAATAAGGTTACTGTCAACcatcttttaaaagttttgctTAGGATTTCTTGGATAACagctaaaaaagaagaaatttagatAGAATACTCAGAAGATTAAAGTTCATATTTTCTCCTTACCCAGTGGACTGCTGCAGCTCTTATTCCCTCTTCTGTAGAGAACCCAGCTTGGACACTATTCTAGTGGCATCTGGTTTTGTGTTTATTAAAAACATATTGATAGACAATGATTTTAGTCTGTCAAACTCTAATATGTTGATCTGATTTAGGTCCAatctatttttgtatattaacttaccactttttaaattttttaaatatattttcttccaagACAGATAAAGGCCAAAAAAAGCATTTTCAGCAAGTGTTCCAAATGCTGAAGATTATGGGTTATGACTGGGCAGAAAGGTATGTCTGCGTAGTTCTTAATTGCTTACTTAGCCAAGTCTGAAAACATACCTAGATTTCCATTCACACTTCAGTTTGTTTCAAGATGGTACTGTGGAAAAGCagatttgatttttgtatttttataccaATTAGTATTTTTATTAGACTTCTACTCTCAGGGTTTTGATTTCTGATAATATTAATCCCCGTCTCCTCCTCCTTGTAAAGACAGCTAGTAATTTAATCACACGCTAGAGATTATCTCAGTAAAATGAAGCTCTGTGCCTCGTGTTTGCATGCAACAAATCACAtcctccattttattaatttttaagaactCTAATATGAGATTCAAAGTTTAAGCCACTGTCTGAAAATATATACTTGGTTCATTAGCTTCATTTTAGCTTTTGGTTGACAAATTCCTGTTTCAGGTGCCAGCACGTGCCTTTTGGAGTTGTTAAGGGAATGAAGACACGAAGAGGGGATGTCACTTTTCTGGAAGATGTCTTAAATGAGATTCGATTAAGGATGCTACAGAACATGGCCTCCATTAAGAGTGAATTCATTTTTTTGCTATTAAAGTCATCCTTTCATGCCACTTTTGTTTTGCTGGATTTTGGGATAATGTAATTTATTGTAACTCTCTTTCCACTGAACTTTGACTGACTGTGTCGAAGGTAGCTTTTAGCGATTTAAAGTGCCAGTTGTTCATTTTAATCATCTGAATTGAATGATCTCAGTCTTCTTTTCATGGGCAGCTTTAGCATTCTGTTGTCTGGGTCATTCTGTGAAATTCTTATGTTATTAGTTGGGTACAAGTCACAAGTTGATGTGACTTTCCTAACCTTTACCCTTCGAAATATAAGTATCAGCTGTGTCTAACATCTTACAAGGgatatttgtaaataaataaattcatatttcttcCCTTTAATGTAGGAAGGGGGAAACGTAGGCAGGTAAATTAGCCTAAATTCAGAAAGTAAAGTGCCCACTGCAAACTTCTGTGTTCTTCATTGCCagcataaacttttttttttaagtagagggtttgaattcagggccttgtacttgctaaccAGGCACTGTATCACGTAGGCACCTCCAGGCCATCAGCATACATTTATAGCAGCTTTACTTTTTCTTCACATCAGTGCATGATTTTGGTAGAGTGTCTTGTAGGTTAAAGCTGGCTGTCATTGTTTCAGCAACTAAAGAACTTGAGAACCCACAGGAAACTGCAGAGAAGATCGGGCTGGCAGCGCTTATCATTCAGGTCTGATAACACTTCTTCctatgagattttttttggcTGGTGCTAGAACAGATATCAGGGCTGAAGATTTACTCTCATTTTAGGACTTCAGAGGTTTACTCTTGTCTGACTATCAGTTCAGCTGGGATCGTGTATTCCAGAGTCGTGGGGACACAGGAGTTTTCTTACAGTACACACATGCTAGGCTCCACAGGTGAGAAAAGGCAACAAGAAAGGGTGCTGCCATCCTTCTTGAGGCTAGTGGTTCGAAGACCAACTTCCTGTTGCTgttgttaaaaatttttaagcacTTATGTAACAAATGCTTTTGTGTATATTAACTTATTTTGTATAATAACCTGCCAAAGAATAACTCTGCCAAAGGATATCCTATTACCTACATTTACTTAGGGAAAATTGAGGATTCAGATCAAACAGTGTTGGCATCAAATCCTAACATAGTATATTATCTATATGTCCTTGGATTTTTTTAACTGTAAACTTTTGATAACAGTTTGGAAGAGACTTTTGGATGTGGTTATTTGAATGACTTCAACACTGCTTGTTTACAAGAGCCACAGTCTGTTTCAATTCTCCAGCATCTTCTCAGGTATGAAGGTTTCCTGGTATTATCAAGTCTGCTTCTCTTTATTGAGTTTACTGTTGGTTGATGTTTTTGCTAATCACTAGAATCAGTAGTCCAGTGACTGCCTTTAGACCTGCTTAAAGATATGCCCAAAAAGTGATTGTCTGCTTTTGAGGGCAGATAGAGGTCAGATTAGGCTGATACTCAAGATCAGTCTTTGAGTCTTGAAAATATTATCACCACTGAAGTAGGCAAAGATTCCTTGCTTCCTATAGTCCATTGTCTGGTAAAGCTTGATAAAAGCATAAGCTTTGGGTTCTGGGAAAAAGCATCTCTTGCTCTCTGTGATAAGGAAGACTGAAAAACCCTGCCTTTGTGCACCATTTCCATATACCAACTTTCCTTCACTTGCCTTGTGATTTCAGTGCATGGTCTCAAAATACATCTGTCTGCCTGATGACACGTGGCAAGAGACTACATCTTGTAGACTAATCTCAGTAGATTAGTATCCAAAAAGGATGTGGGTGGTTATTGAACAAGGAAGCTTTCTTTGATTGCTATCAGTGGTCAGTGGTTCTTTTCCTGGGATCAGCTAATTTGAGAGACAAGATAAAACCAACCTGATTTCTTAGCCTTTAAGGTAGATTTTGCTAGTTTGTAAATTATGTTATTCAGCATGGTTGGAGactttgtatattcattttttttttcagtactgtggtttgaactcagggcctcatgcttgtgaggcaggtgctctactgcttgagccactctgctagcctttGTACATTCATTTTAACAGCCATAATTTAAGTTTTTACTCTGGACTAGTTCTGAAGGATATTAATATGATGTGAAGTCAGTTTTACATCCAATGTCTTTTAACATCCTAACATTTCAACCTAGTGTAACATGTGCACAAGTCTGTCTCTGCTAACTGCTCCTGTCATCTTCTAGGTTTGATGAGGTACTTTATAAATCATCTCAGGACCTTCAACCCAGGCACATTGTGAGTTACCTTCTAACTCTAAGGTACTTATAATCTTTGTATTTTCAAGACATTTCTTTCATGTAAAGGTTTCCTATAAGTAAGTCCTTTGCCCTAAAAATCGGTgtgtttttgctttcagttacAGGATTTCTTGCTTCATCTTTGCCAATTAGCAATTCATGTTAATTTTTTCATCAAATGATACAAGGTAGAATCACTGTAGTCAAGTGACTAGGAACTGACAGTGAGATAGGTAGTTACAGCACAGTGCCATGTGTCGTAAGAGTGGAATGAAAGAGATGTTAGCCCAGCCAGCCTTGAGAGATCAAAGAGAGCGTCTCAGGGAAAAGCAGTAGATAttaatcagaagcagatagctgggaagggggagaaagCCAAGAGCTACAAGCATAATCATTAGAGGGATAAGAAATTATGTGTGTCCTGGCCTTTTAGCCATCTAGACTATTTTTCTGGGTAGTTGGGTCTATAAAAGGATTTTAAGCAGAGGTACAGAAAAATCAGTCAACTAGGGGGCAGAGAATGAATTGGAAAGCAAATCAGTGACACTTTGATAGAATTCTTGTCATGGTTATTTTAAAAGCTTTGAATAGCAGTTTGAGTCTACTAACAGTAGTTGTATCTTCCCATAAAGGTTAAGAaaggaaattttccttttattaaaaatgtactgAAATCAGAGACTTACTGAGACTGTTTTCCCTTAAGTTTAGTTTACATAACTGGCTGATAAATTTGAGAGAGTAAGTAGAATTTAATATGGTCTCATACACCCTGAAGAAGGTGGTATCTGATTTGGAGAAGTAATCACTATGTCCAAATAATCACCTAATTTGGAACTTCTAAGACTGAAAGGTCATGGGTGggactgtttttgcttttttgatggcactggagtttgaactcagggccacatgcttgctaggcaggtgctctaccacttgagccactgtcagCCTGGGACTGTTTCCTTGATTATACTTCTTACTCTAACTCCCTCAGATgtaagtaagattttttttctttaaattctactTAGACCTATAGAGGTAAAGAAGTCAGAAAATCCTACGAAATGTCGCTCACTAAAGGAATCTCCTGGGCATCATTTCTTTGGCACATTGTTCTACTTGTTGCCCTACTTCAATGGAACAGGTGCTTTAAGAAAGCGGCCAGTATGTGTGCAGAGTAGATTGACAGCTAGTCTCTATCCCACCTCCTCACTCTACAGAGGGGAAAAGGCCAGGCCATATTATACCTTTAGTTGTAAAGGCTgtctaaataagaaaaaatgaattgtTAGAAAGGAGTGACCTATATTTGTAAAGTGTATCTATCTACATTTGTAAAATTGGAATCTTAAGAATCTGCCACTTGGTAGTAGAACCAAATCCAAAGTTTGAGCTCAGTTTTAGAAAAGGAGTGAATTGCAGTCTCAACTTTATAACTTTGGATACCTTCTTTAGTGATTCTAagccttgatttatttttaagttgagtGAGCAAAATGAAAGATCAAGCTCATTTGTTACACAGGAAATTAACCACTGGCCCTCATGATCTCTTTCGGTTTCAGTCATCTTGCAGCTGTGGCACACAAAACACTCCAAATAAAAGACAGTCCTCCTGACGTGGCTGGGGTATGCTATGttgaatgttttctttataaTCCTTAGCGGTCTCAGACTAATATTACAAAGATTAGTAATAACAATCTTGTAAATTTTTCTGAAAGTGTTGTTTTAACTCCAGCAATATACTTACTAACTCAGATAATGATTACAACTGCCAATGACAATTAGTGTTTATATACTTTCCAAAATACTAGACTGAAACACATTTCCCTACATCAGATGTTTGAGGGATAAATTCTGCCACTCCCACTCCACACCCCTTTCTATACCAGTTTTAGTGTAAGGGATGCTACAATGTATTTTCCCTTGCCTACCATAAACTCTAAGGCACTTTGAGACATTGTTCCTACTTTAAATTAGAAGAATTACTTATAAGATCATTCTTATTTACTTACAGCTAGCCTTAATATTGAATGGAACATTTAATCATTCTTTATTTTGTAGGCCAGACTTCATCTTTTCAAAGCTGTTCGTGCTGTCCTAGCCAATGGAATGAAACTTCTTGGAATAATACCTGTATGTAGGATGTAATTTCTAATTGAAATGGCTTTTTTAAGTGCTAAATGAATCTAATTATTTGTTCTTACATGTCTTGTTCATAATAAAATTTGAGCTTCATTCTgtaccaaaatataatttttatcctTAAAAACAAATCATGTGAGTTCCCTCATTGTCAATAGGCACTAATTAGACATTTGAAAAGCTAGGTTAAATCTTCTTAAACTCAACATTATTGTCTAATGGGGGTAAAGAATTCAGAATTTAAACTCTGCCTTGAGATCTCTTAGTGTCATTCTTCCATAAACTCATCTCGTTACTGAGATGATCCACTGTTTTTTATCAAATGGTGAAAGGGAGGGTAGGTGGatcctaattttcttttaatcGTGGCTAATTATGAACAAatataagattaaaaataagCCTTTTTGCTGATATATACCAGTAAATTCCTAAATCAACTCAGGGACTGAATATATTTGAATAGCAAGGTATTACTTGTACGTTGCATTTAGGATCTTTTTATAAAATGTGGTCCATTAGTTAAACCATTGAAATGGAGGTTTTAAGCTTCTGCATATTGTTAAGGTATATTTTGGGTGACTGGATAATATGGGCTTGGTTTAGGAAAATGAGTGAGATGTGATTGATATTCTTGATCAGCATGGCCATCCTTTGCCTATGTCTCCATTCAGACCTTGCTACAATTTATTCTTATGTTGCCAATAGAAATAGACTGAGTGCCAGTGGCCATCTAGttttacagaaagacaaattagAATGAACCAAAGCTTCTCCAGTTGGAATAAACATTATTTTGCATTGGCAAGAATTGTTTATCTTCTTAGTCCTAGAAAAGACTCATCCTTGTATTCATTCTTAATCTTAATCAAATTAGCTTCCAGATTGCtaattttctatttaaagtaGCATTAGAATTTCTTTACCACAGAATAAAAATGTAGACTCAGGATATGTTTTACATGTCCAGTATCACTCTCCAGTACTTAGGAGAAATTGTAGACTCCTAAGTAATTCCATCTTGAGTGAAATGATAGAGGGACAGTAATATTAGAATCAAGTCTTCACAAAAACAGCTCCCTAGAAAGATTGCTCATTAATTCCAACAACCTAGAGTCCTGTAGCCCAACTGCAGTCCTTATAAATTCCTTTCTTGACTTAAGGCTTACGAAAATTGGGTTGTAGCGGTTATGTGCAAAGAAAGAACCTAGTTTGATACAGTTCCAcacatagaaaaaaagaataacatttcaaatttttatgcTTTTGCATTATCTTAATGAATTATATTCATAAATAAGTGATGAAACAGAGCTGGTACAAATAAATTAGGTTTATTGCTGAATTTCCCCATTAAcactatagaattttttttaaaaaacactgcaATTTCACAAGTTATTGAGAGCCCAACAGTTAACCatactttatattaaaaaaaaagtagaaaagtgaCAGTAGAAATTTTTGTCTACTAAATTTTGTCATCTAACAGCAAAGAAATATGACTCAGACAGTGAATGGCACAAATACTGCACTACAGGTTCTC is a window encoding:
- the Rars2 gene encoding probable arginine--tRNA ligase, mitochondrial isoform X3, with the protein product MQFGLLGTGFQLFGYEEKLQSNPLQHLFEVYVQVNKEAADDKKVAELAHEFFQRLELGDVQALSLWQRFRDLSIEEYVRIYKRLGIHFDEYSGESFYCEKSQEVLKLLDSKGLLQKTIKGAAVVDLSGNGDPSSICTVMRSDGTSLYATRDLAAAIDRMDKYNFDTMIYVTDKGQKKHFQQVFQMLKIMGYDWAERCQHVPFGVVKGMKTRRGDVTFLEDVLNEIRLRMLQNMASIKTTKELENPQETAEKIGLAALIIQDFRGLLLSDYQFSWDRVFQSRGDTGVFLQYTHARLHSLEETFGCGYLNDFNTACLQEPQSVSILQHLLRFDEVLYKSSQDLQPRHIVSYLLTLSHLAAVAHKTLQIKDSPPDVAGARLHLFKAVRAVLANGMKLLGIIPVCRM